The Agelaius phoeniceus isolate bAgePho1 chromosome Z, bAgePho1.hap1, whole genome shotgun sequence genomic interval ACAGACCCACTAAAATTTGTATTGTATTTATTATAACATTCATCAACATCCATTCAGAGTTTCAACTGCTATCTTTCTATTTCATTAACATTCTTATTGAATACCCTCATTCCCACTGACTTTATTCTGTTGAAATGAAATCTTCTTTTAGGATACATAAATGCTATCTTTATATTTCATTAACATTCTTATTGAATACCCTCATTCCCACTGACTTTATTCTGTTGAAATGAAATCTTCTTTTAGGATACATAAATCACATCAACATTTTCAACAAATGGGAGAACCTGGATTGCTGAAGACCAAACTCTAATTTATACAGAATACCCCCTTCTACAAATCAAAAGATAACTCCAGTGGAAAAGGGATATTTCTGTCTTCTGGTTACGTGACATTTACAAGGCAAGATTTCTGGAAAATTCTGTTGAAAGTAAATCAATTTTATGCTTGTTTTCCAAAAAAACACAAATCAAAAAATGTGTAGAAAGGAGAATCTCTTTTAAGCAAGGGAGCCTCCAAGCCAAATGCACTTACTTGCTGAGCTTCACTTAATTGGGTCTGCAGTCTGCGGGCTTTTTCAGCATCTTTTTGCATCTCATTGAAAGCCCCTCTGCATTCTGCAAGTTGCAGGTGCAGTGAGCGGGACTCTACCTCTGCTGCATGAAGCCTTCgtgaaaattcaaatatttcttgctGCAAAGTTGCTATGTTTCTCTGTCAGCAAACAGAAACAAGTTGATGGGCTATAAAATCTGCTATTTTAGCaataaaatgaataatatttaagactgaagaaaaagaagacaaaacatAATTTTTCCCTCCATCTCTAAAAGACATACACAAGGACAAAAGTTTGAACCTATCACCTACCAAGAGTTACTGCAAATTCTGTTTACAAGGAAGTACTATTTTCACCTAAGGTTTACTATGAAGATTATTAGAGAAAGAGTTTATCCTTTCATTTTGGTTAAAGGGAAGAAGGTTATCTTTACTGAAAGAAAGGATGATAAACATGAGAAAGtagaaaacaataataaaaagcaACCTTAACATTTACATCAAGCCAAAAGCAAATTTCTTATTATAAGCTAATACAGATCTGATacaacttgaaaaaaaatcttttacttGGATACACTAAACCTCCTCCAAAAATtctttcaagaaaagaaaagaccTATTCACACCCTAATGTGTGACAAATCTACTTCTGAGTGTCCACATAGTAGCACTTGACTGTCATGGACTCATCACCGGCCTGAAACCAAAGAAATGCTGCTATCAAGGGAGCTTCACCGTTGCTGTAAACCTTCTGTTTCCAGGGAGGAGGACTGTCAATCTGCTTACTGTGCTGGGCAGTCTGTCATGGAATCCAGCTTCCAGGGCCTGGGCATTTACTCTCTGGAGCCCACGAGCCAGCCTCTCTATCAGCGAGTCCCTCTCCAGGTAGGCTCTGCACCCACGAGCGTTCCCTTGAACTGTCTCCATCAGAACGCTCAGGTTGTCCATCAGTTTTGCAAAGCAGTTCCTGGCTGTGCCGATCAGCGAGTTACTAGAAAGCCAGAGCTCTGAatcttgaagaaaaaacaacaaaaaggaaACATCGAGCGGGTTATTAGTTCCCATTCCTTGTAATATCACGTTCTTTTTCACTTCTACAGGATGGAACCTGTAAATATTCTGAAACACAGAATGCTGAATCTGAACCACTGTTCCAACTTTGCTTTTAAAGGATATGAATTCAATTTCTTGAAAACAGCATGATCAAAGAAGAAAGTGCCTGAAACTGAATCTAAAGACATTTGATTCAATGGCAACTTTGATACCAATTTAGTGTTTAGGCTTCTGGAAAATGCATCATCTTGTCTTTCTCCTGCTATTTCCCTTTATTCACATAAATTATCCCTCTTCTAAGATCCTTTCTTCTGGGACAAAAATGTGGGGACTCTAAAACTAGAGGTTAATAAAGAACCAGGGATGGCAGAAATGCAGATGAACCAAGGGAACCTGTATCAGTTCTCACTGTAAATAAACTCCAGAAACACTCTCCAGCCTTCTGCTTCCATGACTCTATATACTGAAAGCATAAAATATCCTATCAGCTgcttaagaaaattaatctgTTCCAACAGTACAGAAATGTGATCATTCAGAGAATGTAGAAAAGAGTTATTATTTTACCCTGTAATCAAATTACTCTTTCAGGGAAACAGCTCCACTACAATTTGTATTGACTAGCTCAGGACATAACCTCTAGTCAAAGGTGTCTATCATAAATATCAGAAATATCTCTTCAGAGCTATGATCCAGAAGAGTTTagataaaatcataaaaatggaaattatatGACCACCCtgagttatttatttttaaaatatatttctgctACAACAATATACGgttaaaattaccttggttgCTGAGAACACCCTCCAGTTCTGAGATGGAACTGATTATTGCGGTATAGAGGTTAGAGCTAGACAACCAGTTCACTGCTTCAATACAGTCAACTCCTTCCTCTCCAAAACCTGTGAAACGGAATTGCAGCTAGCAGGATAAGTAAATCACTAAAATatggcacactgctgcctccgGCTCTTTCAGAAATTAACCAAAAATTAGCATTAAACAAGAAATTAGTCAGGACAATTTAGACTGTTTTAAGCATGCTTCCAGAATGactaaacaacaacaacaacaaaaaaagtagATGAATCTTCTcatttggaaaacatttttaataccATTTATCATTGTAGAGGGAAATATAAACTGGTCTGGCAACAGAAAGGGGCAATCTAGACATAATCTctaaagaaaattttgaaatccTCTGCTAATATTTTATCTGAATCAGAAAgcaatttttgtggatttttaggaaataaatattaaaaattatttttaaaaaaagaggaaataccttttccaaaaaaaaatggGAACATTGCAAGATATTTACCACAGAGAAGATGCTGTAGCACCTAGTTCTGAAATCCATAATGCAAATATCAAAAATATGAGATAGTGTTGAGTTCATGTGCATAATTGCAATTTTACCTGCAGTGCTTAACATAAGACTAGGCATTTCCTCTTAGAGTGAAATAAATTCGTCAAGCAATATAAAAATCATAAATCCGTAAATAGCATTTGTCAAAATGTCATTAAATATGTCTTTATGCCCTAGCAATAATAATATTCCTCTTTGTTATTCCCTAAGCATGTAATTTGATTTAACTCTTTAAGAACATTTCACTTACGTGTCACAGGATGCCTGCCTCTGGATTCTCCCAGACAAACTTGAATTCCAGAGCTTCCTCTGCATCCATCTGTCCAGATGAAAAATGTACAAGAAAATCGggccagagccctcagcctgttAGCAGCCAGAACTGCGATCACAGCTCTTCGGAACACATAAACCAGGTTCTTGgctcttctctgcctcagcctgcCTTCGTCCTGGTTTCTTTCCaccacagcagggagagcataAAGGAGGCTGACGATCTTGTGGTTCAGGAGTTGGTGCTGGTTCACCTGTTCCTGGAGAATGTCTCTTTGGCAAGACGTGGCGCACAGTCGGCCATAGAGAGAGCACAGGGCCCCTGACAGCAGTgcacaggctgccagcagggatgagCGTGCCTTGAAAGCATCTAATAAGGAATTTTTCAATGAATTGTTTTCCTGGGCCAGTTTGTCAGAGAGTTGTTCAAGGCCATAGAGTTTTTGCCTCATTTTCTGCGCTGTTTCTTTATATTCCTGCgacagaaacaaaccaaacaataaCGGAAGAAACATTAACTACATGGTTTTTACCTAGacaagaatgaaaagaaaatttaccTTTGCCATTCAAATGATGCATTAAAGGAGCAAAAGTTGTTAGTAATAATCGTGATGAAAGTATCTCTTCTAGTAAGCAATTACAGAATTAGAtgtatgaaacaaaaaaagtgaTAGGAGGGAAATTTACACGGTCATCAACTGCAAATGGACTCCTGATTTCTGAAAACAATCCACCAACACCGTGATAGCTCACAGAAGGTCCAACACCACCTGTCTGCCCACAAGACAGTTTTATGAATTGACTTAACAATAGTAATAACATCCTCCAATTTCAGAGAGAACACTGCTGTACTAAGCAGAAAACCAGTGTAAGTGAGAGGAAAAACGTAAGGAAGTCTGGAACATGAAAGTAGACAGATTAAATTTTTCAGCATGCAAAGACTTCCAGCCCTGAAATCTGCATCAAATACAGCATTATTCTGTGAAGTAAGTTGCAGTAACTCACAAATAACAAGGGACATCTATTTCCTTTATTCACAACGCTTTTAATTGAAACAGGTGCGAAGGAGTGTGATGATAAAGACAGTAAATGGTGGTTGTGGAATAACAGGGAACATTCTGGATTGCAAATAACTCATCTAACAAGGAGTGACAGTTTCCCACTTTTAGGCCACTCCTCACTGTAGTATCAGAAAAACAGAGTTGCTTAACACTGTTGAAATCTACCACTGCTCTTAGGGTCAGTACATATGTAACTAAATTTATCCCCAGGTGATACCACATTATTGTTATTCTATACAATCCCTGCAAATGATGATGCTGAAAAGTAGCTGCTGCCCTCAGTAATTCTCAAAACAAGCAAATTTGATCTTACAGCTTTAACATTCTCAGAAAAAGAATACTGCCATCTGTAGATGAAATCAGGCTTCTCAGCTGGGCCTGAAGACTAAATTCTCTTCAACAAATGCTTGATcaaagtaatttatttcttattttaagtGATGTTAATATTAGCACAGGGATGGGTTGgcttgttgtttggttttggattttttcaaaCTTTAAACGTACACTAAAATTCCCAAATGACCTTTAACTGCTAAGAGGCTTCAACCATTGAAATAATCCattcaatttttaaagaaaaaacaagtaGAAGTTCACAGTACCATACCTGTGATCTTGCATGAAATTCTGCAAGGACGTTTGAGTACTGCTGTTCAAgatattgcttttctttctgccaCCAGTGTTCCTGTGCTTTTAACTGTTCAGACATTTTCTCCAAAGCCTCCTCCTGGTTCTGCTGAAGGTCGTTCATAGTGTCAGTCTTGTGCTTGCAAATATATTCTAGGTGAGATATCTGTGTGACAAGcatttaagaagaaattattatttaccTTTTCACTTTAAGTTAAGCACAGACTATTCCAGCATCAAATCTAAACTTCagttttttcaatatttttattaaaactaagtaaaaccCTTTCACAGCAGATGAATTACTTGGTTctcaaaacaaaactgaaaaatattttgaaacaaagtattttatttggtttcGGTTTTGCTATCCTTCTACCAGCTTGCAGAGATATTTGTCACCCTCTTTGCAGGAAACCTGAGCCAGACACttgatcaatttttttttaatgattgtATTAAATTTTAGTAAATTAGTAATCCAAGTATATCCTTTAGAAGTTTGTGATGATtgcaaacaataattaaaacacagcctttattttttgtttgtatgtttgtggttttggtttctttcttttgttgAAAAGCCAAGACATTCCAGATTATTACTAAGTTTTACAACAATTTCAGGGAATTCTAGCacagagaattttttccttACAAGTAGCTCATAAGTTTAGGATGTATTTTCAACAAACATGAAGGGATTCACTCTTGTGGTTTAACAATGCACCTCATGCAAGCTAAATGGAGGAATGAACCAAGCCAACAATGATCCTCAAATGCACACACCTGAACTTTCTGCTCCTAGAAAATATCAAGATACTTCCAGATAGACCACACTGAACTGTGTGGGAAAAAAGTTTTTTCAGCCCAGTCTAAAATCCCAGAAAAGCTGCTAAGTACATGAGAAGAGCCCTAGAGACCTCATAATCAGTCTCAATAACAATGCTTACTTAAAAAGCAAGCAACAATAAGACACAAGCCCTACAAACGCTGCCAGCTGTGttcaccttcccttccctttcctcatctacttcaaaagagaaataaaccaGAACACAAAGTGATACCCTAAAGAGCTCTTCAGGCATAGCTTAGTCTCTGGAGCCAGCTGAGTTATTTTAAAAGGGGTTTTTCCTTCATAAAACCAGAAGGCTTTCTGGGGAGAAAGGCCATGTAAGCTCACTTGCTTTAAAACCATTCAGAAAAGTacagctcctcctccctacaGATCCTGACATGTTTTATAATAGGTATTTCTGTTGTGTTTCTGAATAAAAATGTCAATCCAAAGTTACaattcaacaaaaaaaacccacactggCATTCTTTCAAGTAGTACAGCTGAATCATAAAGACATAATTAAAAGGTGATATTCCTGGAGAAAGTGTATTTGGCCTCTGGATTATAGTAAAAGAAAGACTTGATTTATGACTGTAAATGACTAGGTTCAGTGAATTTCTTCATCAGTAAGATGaatttattatcttttaatTAGGTTCCTGTGGCTACTATCAGATTGTCCTTTCAGAATATCCTGCACAGAAGGTGGAGCTGAGAGACTTGATGCACACTCCAGTCACATCTAAATGCCCCGGCAACAAAGTGAGCAGTGGACAAGCCAGAATTAATGGTGCTCATTTGTTAGTGTCCAAATCCTTTTGGGGGGATGAATATCAGTCCTTTTTAACGAGACTGCAGTGTGAGCAAATGTCACTGagctcagcagaggcagctgatgCCTGGGGACACTCACCCTCTGGTTAGCCTTGCTGAAGTTCGAGACCAGGGCTTCAACATTCTCATGCAAGAGGGCACAAAGCTCTGCCCAAGGTAACTCTTCCAGGGGGACGTTTGTCGGTCTGGAAAGCACCTGGGCATTTGCCAGGGTCTGGTATGTGTTCAGGAGGATGGACATCTCCCTctggaacacaaagaaaaaaattaattgctgtAGCTGGGCAATGTTCAAATCAAAAGAGATGCATCCTATGTGTGgtagcagagctgcctgcagctgaaaaTGAGCCCTCAAGGCTCATTCTCACAGCTTCACAAAATTCCTCAGTTCATTTCTAATAATTGCAGCCATAATATTGCCTGATATTACAGCAGAGTAAGAAAACAGATTTCACAAAATTTATCTAATTAGACACAGTATGTAAATAAAGTATGTGAGTAAATCCCAGTCCTGTGGGGGCCACAACCATGACCTGGCACAGATAAAAATTTCCATGCTCTAGTGGATGCAATTCATTCACCCATGTTAATACCTTGAGGTGCCTCCAAATTGTGCCCCAACACTtgcacagcacacagaaaacTGTCCAGTTGGCCTGGCAGCACAACACACtctaaattcctttaaaaatttgttttgcatGGATTATATATGATTAAACAGCTGGCCAAAATGGGCTGACAGCTCCATCAGTCAAACTCCACAAGCTGTGCCTCATTTATTTACAGTGATTTTAATCAGTGGTATATTAACTTGATTCAgattataaatacattttagcAACAACAGCATGCAGTAGAAATTCAATTCTTCATACTTTTAGTACATACAAGTGCCTTAGAAACTTTTTTAAGTTAAGATAATAGAAAGCTGTTTCTCAAATGCTGTATTAGTACAGTCAGAGATCAAGATAAGATTATCAGACTAGAGTGGAAAAACGTATTCAGGAAGCATAAAAATggtataaaatatgaaaaaatactgtacaggtcaggaaagcaggaagggaaaatgaggggaaGAGAACACACTGACATTTTTACCCAATTTAACTATGGGTATAGCAAAGACCAACAGCAATATATTAAATGTTATCTATACTTAGTTTCTGCTACAgtcttctgctttttcattttgtgcAGCAAAATCAGAGCTATCTCAGTGGAGTAAACAGGATCACACACAGGCACTTCTGCTTCCCAAACAAATACAAACAGCTTTgggaaaaatgcaaagccatcCAAGGCCATAAATACCTGATCTCATAAGGCAACCACTAATACAACTCTTccaaaaatgaatatttttatcaCCCGCTCAGGACAGTCTTGTGGTTTGAACGCCTTTgagtaaaataattaaaacaaccAGCTCTATGAATATGACAGTGagctaattattattattttttaacctTTCAATACCATAACATTAATTTTGAGTCTAGCATTAAATACTGTTTCCATTACCAGAAATCTTGATCATGAATGGAATCTTGTCCATAGTTCTTGTCAT includes:
- the LOC143692099 gene encoding coiled-coil domain-containing protein 171-like, yielding MEAEHSVCSKMLKLQASCLEIKNKRQERLLQELELRIQELEDILNEGHRGRREDFPEGIAREEFREPVNALETGKKDSQGQHLSSGVQRKDQAEEGKRAQDANATLVVPPDSFSLQEGSIREMSILLNTYQTLANAQVLSRPTNVPLEELPWAELCALLHENVEALVSNFSKANQRISHLEYICKHKTDTMNDLQQNQEEALEKMSEQLKAQEHWWQKEKQYLEQQYSNVLAEFHARSQKSGVHLQLMTV